One region of Pleuronectes platessa chromosome 18, fPlePla1.1, whole genome shotgun sequence genomic DNA includes:
- the agr2 gene encoding anterior gradient protein 2 homolog, which translates to MIKAVLLLILVLVAMSSTFGKYIPKTGKRIPQTLSRGWGDQLIWAQTYEEALYWSRSRNKPLMVLFHLEDCPHSQALRKVFSDNEIQKTLDEDFIVLNLVYETTDKHLSQDGQYVPRIIFVDPTMTVRGDIIGPYANRMYAYEPNDLKLLLSNMQKAKKLLKSEL; encoded by the exons ATGATCAAAGCGGTGTTGTTGTTAATCTTGGTCCTAGTGGCCATGTCCTCAACTTTTGGGAAATATATCCCAAAGACTGGAAAGAGGATCCCCCAGACTCTGTCTCGAG GTTGGGGTGATCAGCTGATCTGGGCTCAGACTTATGAGGAGGCTCTCTACTGGTCCAGGTCAAG GAATAAGCCTCTGATGGTACTCTTTCACCTTGAGGACTGCCCACACAGCCAGG CACTAAGGAAGGTCTTCTCAGATAACGAGATCCAGAAAACTCTTGACGAAGACTTCATCGTCCTCAATCTGGTT tatgaaaccacagacaaacatctctcccaggatggacagtaTGTTCCCAGAATCATCTTTGTCG ACCCAACGATGACAGTGAGAGGTGATATTATTGGTCCCTATGCCAATCGCATGTATGCCTATGAACCAAATGACCTCAAACTCT TGCTGAGCAACATGCAGAAAGC